Sequence from the Tenrec ecaudatus isolate mTenEca1 chromosome 6, mTenEca1.hap1, whole genome shotgun sequence genome:
gttgttttctgagactgtaaatatttatgagagtaAAAGAAAAACTGGTATGGTGCACTATAACCACCGGCTTTGTGGCTATTAGGCCAACACGCAAACCCACCAGGGCCGTGAGCCAATTTTTGCTGAAGCACTGTAGCCGTTACATAGTATCAGTACAGTCTGAGTGTTTGAGTTCTGTTGTCTCTATCTGGGCAAAAGTCCTGATCTTCTAtctgctttcattttttttaatgtgaaaaatGTGAGAAAAAAATCTAAAAGCTATAACAAATCCtaccaggagccctgatggcatgcaTAGTGGATTGGATGTTGGGTCACTAACCgcagggttagcagtttgagATCTCAAGCAGCTACATGGGACAAAGGAaactttttactcccgtaaaaagttccagtctcagacagCCATAggtacagttctgctctgccctatcggACTGCTATGTGTCCACATAGACTCAACGGCCCTGAGTATAGTCCTTAGGACAAACCCTTTCAGGATTTTCTACCTTAAAAAAATGCTTTGGTAAATGTTGTCTTTTCCAGGGTTTTATTTCTGGCATGCTGCCAGGGTTCAAGGAGAGGAAAGTACATGAAATAATTGAGAGAAAGTTGATTTCCACAGAGTTGACTCGATCAGCAAGAAGAGAAAGACTTTGTTAAAGGCTGTGTAACAAAGAGATATGGAAGAGAAGTCACATGACGTAGAAAAATTTGTCTTCTGCAATCTCGTGTATTTTGAAAATGAGATTATTCTCCAAAGTGTATGTTTGGGAAAATCTGTGAAAGGATGGAGTTTGCATCAAGGAGTTATCAACACttcagcagaaacagaaataacaGTAAAAACTGGGATAGCActcttatttatattttacaatactattgggttttaaaaaatacatgcACCATCGGATTCCTTCCTGAATTAGTTAAGGAGTCAGTGTGAGATTAAGTCATGTAAGAACAAGATGGGGCAGGAACTGATCGTCTTTGCAGTACTAACACAGCATTTTTTACTCTCAGCTAGTGCAATTCAATTTTttcctaaattattattattaggaaTTCTGATTCAACTGTTGAAATTTTGATTGAGCAGAATAAGGGTTATAGATTAGCAGAAACTGGAAAGCATAAGAAATGTTAAAAAGCCAAATGTTGCATTTGAGAGTTTCTCTTTATGAATCCAAAATATTCGACTTAAGAATCTCCTTACCAGAACGTTCCTGCTGGCAATCTTGACAAGCGCAGCCTTCCTGTCAATGCAATACTGCTtactctcttcccatgtcaaATTGTGCTTGAAAAATCCATAGCAACTATTCCCATAGTACCTCCAGTGTTTGTCACAGGGACTGCATTGATGGCCTTAAGAAGACACCGAACATAAAATCGTTCATTGTATATCGAACATAAAATCTTTCATTGTATATCAGGCTTACATTTTCTTCACACTCTGTGTGTCCTGCAGATCTCAATTCCTTACACCTAACCCTAccaccagacacacacacgcacattaaAAATCAAATCATACTTACTGTGAACACCTTTTTGTTCTGATTGCTTTATTAAATTTTGGCAGAAGTACTTTGCCAGTTGAGTCACAGTTTCTGAGAGATTTCCTTTCTCAGCTTGCAGGAGATTTTGTTGCTTGACAGCTAAATGTAAAAATTAGATAATAGCAATACTTTTAAATAAGCTTTCATTTTAGTAGAACTATCATTAGATGAAATGTTTACTAAATATACATGAGGAAATGATTTCTGAAAAGGGATAAAAGTGAGGGAGTATATCAAAACCATGctaagtaaaatataaaactgaCACCTCCATGTTATCTAGCAGATTGAGTGAATTATCTAAGGGAGACAACCCcttagaaattttaagaaaatcccATGATCATATAAAACACATAAAGCAATTATTGTGGTGTCTTCTTGAaacctggtttgtttgtttgtttgtttgttttagcagTGTTAATAGAATTTAATATCTCTAGTATGTTAATAGAATTTAATAGTGTTAATAGAATTTAATATCTCTAGTATGTTCTGCTGTTAATGTAATACAATGTAATAATACAATGTAATGTTAATGTAATACAAGAATATATTGATTTTATAATATACTCAAAATAATGATTCAGAAGGAAATATTCTTAACATCttatatgaaaataaaaccaaGTATACAAGCAAAATTAGTACAAACCACAATGTGACATTTGAAATCGAATAGATTTCTAGCAAAAGAACACAATACTTATCAATAAGCTGGGATCTGAGTGGCCTCTCAGAAGAAGTAAGCCAATcacttagaaaatatttttagcaGGAAATAAAAGTCAAATACAATCTAGGCAGCTGCTGTATATGTGATCCTTCAAGTAGTATTAAATAGCAGGATGACGAAGAAACTTATTAGGCACACCAAGACCTTTAATTATTGCCTTCTTCAGACCAAACCCTTGTCCATGAGTCAATACTCACATAGAATTCCCATAGCCACCAGTCCAATGACCATCCCCATGCACAGGATCAGAAGAACCAATGCCATTACACGCCATGAAGAGGAGGGCGCAGAGTCAACTGTGGGCATACAATGGACACAACAACAAACAGGGATATGGCACGCCTGCAGGGAGGCAGCCCCTCTGCCCTTGCCTCTCAGGATTTTCTAAATAATGAACAGAGGGGACAGATATTGTCTGTATTCCCTTGCGGATCATCAACAATAAGCACACCCCACTCCCGCACCATGTATCCATCCCTGTTTTCATCCCTagtagattttttttccctcttggagTTAAAATATAACTGACTTGGCGCATTATGTGATCGCTCTGTGTCCACCTCCTCAATAAATATTGCTTTAATCAGCAACTATTGGACCAGGACACGCAGTTAGTGGAGTCTCGAAAAATGgtggtttccaaacattccttcaCCCGACGCTCCCGTTCTGTTGACTTCAAACATTAAATGCTAGAACACTTCATATAATGTTCCTTTTCTGTCTCCtacatttattttcttctaaaTAAGTCGGTCGGAATCTATGTAAATAGTACTGAGAAACAGCAGAGAAAGGTTGTCTTCAGAAAAGCAAAagagaacaacaaaaaatataatGCTAAGTGCTATCCTGAGTATAAAGGGGGGCGGGGTAGGGAGAGGATAGATTTAGCTTATTTTACCTGCACTGAGAGCTGGCTTTCGATCTTTAATACTTATGGTTAGGTATCCATCTTCATCCATCATGGCTTCAGTGGGACTTCACTTGAACTCAGAGGTCCAGGGACTTGAAAAATGCAATGTCTTCTCTTGCAATTCCAGTGTGTCCGTCTGTGATCCTCCCCAGTGGGTAGCTTAGAGCCACATCAATTAGGACATATGCTTGCTTTGGGTTTTCTTATTTCCAGGAAGTGCTTTTATAGTTGTTCAGAGATACACGGAACTTGAACACAAAActaaaaaaacacaaataataacTGTGGTAAGGGGTAGATATCacatttgtttcctgtttccttgTTTTCAGTTCCAAGTAGAGAGCTATCCCAGCACATGCATCCTTTCAAGGAGCCAACATCATTTTAGAAAGTTCACATCTCATCTTTCTGCTACCAGAGTTTAAGTAATATTGTCAATGAACTTATTTCAGTGGAAATAATGATAAATATCAGCAGATATATAATGTACCCATTATGAGAAAGAGGTCtaatataatttaatataataCTGCCACTTTAGAAATGGCATGGTTTGTATAGAATggaattatttaaaattataatcTAGAATTTATCCAAATTCTTTCACCTCTGATAAgtcaatttaaataaattaagattTTACACAGCTTAGGCTGTGGCATGGAAGGGGAAAAATAATATGATATTATCCAgagttaaagagccctggtggcacagtacatTAAACACTGGCTTCTAACCTCAAAGTTGGCAgatcaaagccactagctgctacatgagaggaaaatgaggctgtgtgctcctataaagatttgcagtctcaaaaTTCCTTGGTAGCTGTTCTGTACTAAGTTTTGTTATGGGGTAGAATGGATTTGATGGTAGTAAGTTTAGGATATAGAGTTAATGACTTGATAtggaacccttctgtaagggttttcactttaaaatgacattcctggaattaaaaaaaaatcattttcaatgGAATCACATAATTTCAAGACAGAATGCCTAGATTCCTAACTCTTTGGGGGAAGGGATAGTTTCCAGTTCCCTTTCCAGCGTGATAGACTAGTCCAACATATTCACCTTTGGTAATTAGGCTTTTAAGTGATTATTTCAGCTGATATTCCAAGCAGTtataagaaagagccatataaagCTAGTTAATGCATGTGTCATATGAATATTGTTGGTGACATTGTCAATTTTTCCTTAGAGGGCAGAGAGTTTATAGCATATCTTTTTATTAAGCCCTCCCCAACAGCGCCCCAGTTAGAAGAATGTTTCTTCTTCTGAGCAACTAGCAGACATTTATCTTATAAATAATCTTTGCTTCTATGCATCTTGGGTTCATAGAAATCCTACAATTTACTTACCTGACAATATAATGTGTACATAGAATTATAGAATTTAATGGCTGCTATTTTGCTTGTTAACTTCCCCTTTGCTACAGCCCCCCTGTCACCTCCCTGTCATTATAACCTTCCCTCTGAGTTCTATGCCAATTTACCATCTCTTATCTTATAATATTTCCTTGCCGATATGCCTTGTCATAGGTTtgattgttaggggctgtcgagtctattgtgatgcatagtgaccctatgtacaacagagtgaaaccttGCCAAGGGCTAAGTCATCCTCCTGACTTATATTTgagccatcattgcagccacagtatcaatctgtctccctgggaggctTTCTCTTGTTTTGTTGCTGACGTTCTGTTTcaccaagtacgatgtcctttcccaggaatgGCCTGTCTTGCTAGGGGGTCTAAAGTATGTGATACAAAGTCTTGCCCTACTgacttctaagggacattctggctgtacttcttccaagatagatttgcttgttcctctggaagtccacagtactttcagcattctttcaCAACAGAATTCTACCTCATTCAAAGTCTTTCTTAtctactgtccaactttcacttgcattcaAGATGATTGACTATAACATGGCTTGGTCCAGGTGTACCTGAGTCCCAGAAGTGGTATCTTCACTCTCCCCTAttgtcaagaggtcttgtgcagcagatttgcacaatgcatcattggatctcttgactgctgcttccctgagcattgattgtggatccaagaagagcgaattccttgacaacttcattctttccTCTGCTTAACCTGGTGGTGTCTATCGGTCTagctgtaaggattttggttttctttatattattatgtAATGCACATGCaggttgcagtccttgatcttcaagtactcctcactttcagcaatgaTGTGCCCCCAAAAGATATGTGAAACACTTGACCCCTGATGAGACCTTGTGTGGAAATAGCATCTTGGAAGATACCAGTTGAATCCTAATCTCATCTAAATAGAGAAGAACTACTATGGACGCACGAAGGAAAGGTGGATATCCGACATTAGAGGGAGACTTCAGCTGCAAACCAAGGGCTGCCTGAGGCCACGAGAAGCTGAAGGCACCTTGGTGTCACATTGGACACTTGCCCATCTGCTAACCAAGCCATTTGAACACACTtatggctcctcaggagaaaagacctAGCGGTCTGCTTCTCTGGGGGAAGCTCTCCTGAGGCTGAGCCGGGtgaggtcattctgagtcagaatggactcactggtgCAAACAGCAGCAACCAGAAGCTGAGAGAAACATGAAAGAACCTTCTCCTAGTGCTTTTGGAATGCCCATGGCTTTTAGACACATCAAATTCAGACTACTAGCCTCCTAA
This genomic interval carries:
- the CLEC1B gene encoding C-type lectin domain family 1 member B yields the protein MMDEDGYLTISIKDRKPALSAVDSAPSSSWRVMALVLLILCMGMVIGLVAMGILSVKQQNLLQAEKGNLSETVTQLAKYFCQNLIKQSEQKGVHSHQCSPCDKHWRYYGNSCYGFFKHNLTWEESKQYCIDRKAALVKIASRNVLQYIKDRTGLIRWVGLSRQNSDGVWMWEDGSQNMIELSGAERENMKCAYFYNGKIIPSPCERKQYLMCERKAGVAKVAALLPQEN